One window of the Carnobacterium maltaromaticum DSM 20342 genome contains the following:
- a CDS encoding DNA-directed RNA polymerase subunit alpha C-terminal domain-containing protein, whose translation MTTLPNIGKPATNALQNIGITDLEQLTHYSEKTLLQIHGVGPKAVRILKETLESQNLSFKNAELPKVNFAVLCTLNCENAPKKKIIHDYLIAAAAANQAVLETLLVDTLSWIKPGESQLEGKTPFIKAVINHRQDLSSLEIQSILTHGREASAHGIITDKKGNKTYFSDIFLFSSSKKEAKIKQITSFVKTEKNYHTN comes from the coding sequence ATGACAACACTACCAAATATTGGCAAGCCCGCAACAAATGCATTACAAAACATTGGAATTACTGACCTGGAACAGTTAACACACTACAGTGAAAAAACACTGTTACAAATTCATGGTGTTGGCCCAAAGGCAGTCCGTATTCTAAAGGAAACATTGGAAAGTCAGAATTTATCCTTCAAAAATGCTGAACTTCCGAAGGTTAATTTTGCTGTTCTTTGTACCCTGAATTGTGAAAATGCCCCTAAGAAAAAAATTATTCATGATTATTTAATTGCTGCAGCAGCTGCTAATCAAGCTGTTCTCGAAACCTTATTAGTAGACACTTTAAGCTGGATTAAACCCGGTGAATCTCAATTAGAAGGGAAAACACCTTTTATTAAAGCAGTTATTAACCATCGTCAGGATCTTAGTTCACTAGAAATTCAATCGATTTTAACCCATGGTCGTGAAGCTTCAGCACATGGGATTATTACTGATAAAAAAGGCAATAAAACATATTTTTCAGATATTTTTCTATTTTCGAGCTCAAAAAAAGAGGCAAAGATTAAACAAATAACCTCTTTTGTTAAAACTGAAAAAAATTATCATACAAACTAA
- a CDS encoding LPXTG cell wall anchor domain-containing protein produces MTDANGYSAAFDKTVLAKEENGESAAIEAIKAATVLPDIKEGITTFTGKTIPNGTVTAQLKDSKARTILSTTANEKGDFTLDLQSLNLAKDHVVTFVVTDANGYSVAFDKTVLAKEENGEAAAIAAIKAATVLPDIKEGITTFTGKTIPNGTVTAQLKNSKARTILSTTANANGDFTLDLQSLNLAKDHVVTFVVTDANGYSVTFDKTVLAKDAVTNGNGTTTGNGNNGTPTGTTNNPLSPPTVAASFPQTGEKESSVSTLAGLILLGSAAFYLTKKNKHKSIA; encoded by the coding sequence GTGACGGATGCTAATGGTTATAGTGCTGCGTTTGATAAAACCGTGCTTGCCAAAGAAGAAAACGGCGAATCTGCAGCTATCGAAGCTATTAAAGCTGCGACTGTTTTACCTGATATTAAAGAAGGCATAACTACTTTTACTGGAAAAACAATTCCTAATGGGACTGTTACTGCTCAACTAAAAGACAGTAAAGCACGAACTATTTTATCTACAACTGCTAACGAAAAGGGCGATTTTACTCTTGATTTACAGTCGCTTAATTTAGCTAAAGATCATGTTGTTACTTTTGTTGTGACGGATGCTAATGGTTATAGTGTTGCGTTTGATAAAACCGTCCTTGCTAAAGAAGAAAATGGTGAAGCTGCGGCTATTGCAGCTATTAAAGCTGCCACTGTTTTACCTGATATTAAAGAAGGCATAACTACTTTTACTGGAAAAACAATTCCTAATGGGACTGTTACTGCTCAATTGAAAAATAGTAAAGCACGAACTATTTTATCTACAACTGCTAACGCAAATGGTGACTTCACTCTTGATTTACAGTCGCTTAATTTAGCTAAAGATCACGTGGTTACTTTTGTTGTGACGGATGCTAATGGTTATAGTGTTACGTTTGATAAGACCGTTCTTGCTAAAGATGCTGTTACTAATGGAAATGGAACCACTACTGGAAACGGGAATAATGGAACACCGACTGGAACAACGAATAATCCTTTGTCTCCTCCAACTGTTGCTGCTTCATTCCCACAAACTGGAGAAAAGGAATCTAGCGTTTCTACTTTAGCTGGACTCATTTTATTAGGTAGTGCAGCTTTCTATCTAACTAAAAAAAATAAACACAAATCTATCGCTTAA
- a CDS encoding PepSY domain-containing protein yields MNKKIVLGMISIATVALLGACGNGNTKETSTNNNNQATSSSQVASSTTESSPSTTSTSSLLNQEFKVSLDDAIQLFSKEHPDVAITSIEFDTNFGAYGYKIEGVDDAKEYELFIDADTKEISKQKEERLDSEDANGAARKNDALLLDNIISPQKAMEAAFSEANKQGDITEWKLSQEVQKTFYEVTIKNGSNETEVKIDSVSGDILQTEQDD; encoded by the coding sequence ATGAACAAAAAAATAGTACTCGGTATGATTTCAATCGCAACAGTAGCACTTCTAGGTGCCTGTGGAAATGGAAATACAAAAGAAACATCAACAAATAACAACAATCAAGCAACATCTAGCTCACAAGTAGCTTCATCTACTACCGAAAGTAGTCCTTCTACAACATCTACTTCTAGCTTATTAAATCAAGAATTTAAAGTTAGCTTAGATGACGCTATTCAACTATTTTCAAAAGAGCACCCTGATGTAGCCATTACGAGTATTGAATTTGATACGAACTTTGGCGCCTATGGATACAAAATCGAAGGTGTTGATGATGCTAAAGAATATGAGCTATTTATCGATGCAGATACGAAAGAAATAAGTAAACAAAAAGAAGAGCGCTTAGATTCCGAAGATGCAAATGGTGCAGCTAGAAAAAATGATGCTCTGTTATTAGATAACATTATTTCACCTCAAAAAGCAATGGAAGCCGCATTTTCTGAAGCGAATAAGCAAGGTGATATTACTGAATGGAAACTAAGCCAAGAAGTTCAAAAGACTTTTTATGAAGTAACCATTAAAAATGGATCGAACGAAACAGAAGTTAAAATTGATTCTGTTAGTGGGGATATTTTACAAACTGAACAAGACGATTAA
- a CDS encoding GNAT family N-acetyltransferase, with product MEIRTIETEDYAEIKVLIQKAFENEEHSDGDEQLLVERIRKEKSYQKEFEVIALINSEIVGHGLLSPVIIEQKESSIIEDAVMALAPLAVKKEYQGKGIGRAIIAELENRAKTAGYQGLSILGDPGYYQRFGYFPAKIKQIEAPFEIESNYFLIKELTENSLENCQGIVRYLPAFGLN from the coding sequence ATGGAAATTAGAACAATTGAAACAGAAGATTATGCAGAAATAAAAGTGTTAATTCAAAAAGCTTTTGAAAACGAGGAACATAGTGATGGTGATGAACAGCTTTTAGTGGAACGCATTCGCAAAGAAAAATCATACCAAAAAGAGTTTGAGGTTATTGCTTTAATCAATTCTGAAATTGTTGGACATGGACTATTAAGCCCGGTCATTATTGAACAAAAAGAGAGTTCAATAATTGAAGATGCTGTTATGGCACTTGCGCCCTTAGCAGTAAAAAAAGAATATCAAGGCAAGGGAATTGGTCGGGCTATTATAGCAGAATTAGAAAATAGAGCCAAGACTGCAGGCTATCAAGGTCTAAGTATTTTAGGAGACCCTGGTTACTATCAAAGATTCGGCTACTTCCCAGCAAAAATCAAGCAAATTGAAGCTCCTTTTGAAATAGAGTCGAATTATTTTCTTATTAAAGAACTAACTGAAAATAGCTTGGAAAATTGTCAGGGGATCGTACGTTACTTACCAGCATTTGGATTGAATTAA
- a CDS encoding FadR/GntR family transcriptional regulator, which translates to MSNRNLVNQTIQKLENLLGEGTYQVGDKLPVEKVLAEECGVGRSTLREAVKILEHAGVLTVKQGSGTYVNQHRVATYSTEQLLEIREMLEVQSGKLATSRFTTEELMELKEVLFERNEALEKGRFAHYVEADLNFHWLIVKASRNPFLIRWYQEILPDLKQTLSSFVLRTDNYSDNTELHQVIFQALVEQDEATVVAATLENNQRELVRYAKK; encoded by the coding sequence ATGAGTAATAGAAATCTAGTCAATCAAACAATTCAGAAGTTAGAAAATCTTTTAGGAGAAGGAACTTACCAAGTAGGCGATAAGTTGCCTGTTGAAAAAGTGCTAGCAGAAGAGTGTGGTGTCGGACGTTCAACCTTACGAGAAGCGGTTAAGATTTTAGAACATGCAGGGGTTTTAACTGTGAAACAAGGTTCAGGGACATACGTCAATCAACATCGCGTTGCCACCTATTCAACGGAACAATTATTGGAAATTCGTGAAATGTTAGAAGTTCAATCGGGTAAACTAGCCACATCAAGGTTCACTACAGAAGAACTAATGGAATTAAAAGAAGTCTTATTTGAGCGAAATGAAGCGCTAGAAAAAGGCCGATTTGCGCATTATGTTGAAGCTGATTTAAATTTCCATTGGTTAATTGTAAAAGCGAGTCGCAACCCATTTTTAATTCGGTGGTATCAAGAAATCTTACCTGATTTGAAACAAACGTTAAGTTCATTTGTCTTACGAACAGACAACTATTCAGATAATACCGAGTTACACCAAGTGATCTTTCAAGCTTTAGTAGAACAGGATGAAGCAACTGTAGTGGCTGCAACTTTAGAGAATAATCAGAGGGAGTTAGTTCGTTATGCAAAAAAATGA
- a CDS encoding CynX/NimT family MFS transporter, with protein MQKNERRLVGLIFVVAFNLRVGISSVPALLELIKKDLGISNFQSSLITSIPVICMGVFALTVPYFQRTLGRRRTIFFSLLILGLGTLARFFVTSYNLFLITAFMIGFGIAIIGPLLSGFIKSNFPFRSGLMIGVYSLSMGLGASLSSGLVLPLTEHFKGNWGISLALWGVFALIAALIWQMFSPVESQRKSAKSTSFSLPLKNKKAWKYTLFFGIQSGIFYGMTTWLALTALEKGATTLQSGYFLTLYTVIQMLCSFIIPTLMDQFGKMKQWMFFSSGLVFIGAGMIALAPSVVFFVLGIILAAIGLGGLFPIAVLLPIRNTKTAEETSLWTSMIQSFGYILGGFMPVLMGAVKDTTGSTIAPFLIMVLLSSVLLILSFSEKNEPSIDL; from the coding sequence ATGCAAAAAAATGAGAGACGATTAGTTGGCTTGATTTTTGTTGTGGCGTTTAATTTGAGGGTAGGAATTTCCTCAGTACCGGCGCTATTAGAATTAATTAAAAAGGATCTAGGTATTTCTAATTTTCAAAGTAGCTTAATTACAAGTATTCCTGTCATTTGTATGGGTGTTTTTGCATTGACCGTCCCTTATTTTCAAAGAACTTTGGGACGACGTCGAACGATTTTTTTTAGTTTACTTATTTTGGGACTAGGAACATTAGCTCGATTTTTTGTAACAAGTTACAATCTTTTTTTAATTACTGCATTTATGATTGGTTTTGGAATTGCCATTATCGGCCCGTTGTTATCGGGTTTTATTAAAAGTAATTTTCCCTTTAGGTCAGGTTTAATGATTGGTGTTTATTCATTAAGTATGGGCTTAGGTGCTTCTCTTAGTTCAGGTTTAGTTTTGCCACTAACTGAACATTTTAAAGGGAATTGGGGAATATCTCTCGCTTTGTGGGGTGTTTTTGCACTTATAGCTGCCTTGATTTGGCAAATGTTTTCTCCAGTCGAGAGTCAACGTAAATCAGCAAAATCAACGTCTTTTTCTTTACCGTTAAAAAATAAAAAAGCGTGGAAATACACACTGTTTTTTGGAATCCAGTCTGGAATTTTTTATGGAATGACGACTTGGTTGGCCCTAACAGCGTTAGAAAAAGGAGCAACAACCTTACAATCAGGTTATTTTTTAACGTTGTATACAGTTATTCAGATGCTTTGTAGTTTCATTATTCCAACTTTAATGGATCAATTTGGTAAAATGAAGCAGTGGATGTTTTTTTCAAGTGGGCTAGTATTTATTGGTGCCGGTATGATTGCTCTTGCTCCTAGTGTTGTTTTTTTCGTACTTGGAATTATTTTAGCAGCTATCGGACTAGGAGGTTTATTTCCAATTGCTGTCTTATTGCCTATTAGAAACACAAAAACAGCCGAGGAAACCAGCTTATGGACCAGTATGATTCAGTCATTTGGCTATATATTAGGCGGATTTATGCCTGTTTTAATGGGAGCAGTAAAGGATACAACTGGTAGCACAATTGCCCCGTTTTTGATAATGGTGTTGCTAAGTAGCGTGTTGTTAATACTATCATTCAGTGAGAAAAATGAGCCATCAATCGATTTATAA
- a CDS encoding nucleotidyltransferase domain-containing protein, which yields MDTKMKAKIKKSLALIEKEHDIKILYAVESGSRAWGFPSEDSDYDVRFIYVHTKEWYLSIAPKRDVIEYPIDDELDISGWDLQKALKLLRKSNPSLIEWLNSSIIYLETGDLASQLRTLAQTHVSQKQLMYHYYHMARGNFRDYLQGEHVKIKKYFYVLRPVLACLWLEKYQEAPPVLFNQLLTLPDLDSELIAEVEALLIRKKRGDELDLENQNPILNQFIEEQLTQLEVILKAEKDQPSMLSYALLDELFTKYML from the coding sequence ATGGATACTAAAATGAAAGCGAAAATAAAAAAATCGTTAGCCTTGATTGAAAAAGAGCATGATATAAAGATTCTATATGCAGTTGAATCTGGTAGCCGTGCCTGGGGGTTTCCATCTGAGGATAGTGATTATGATGTCCGTTTTATTTATGTTCATACAAAAGAATGGTATTTATCAATAGCTCCGAAACGTGATGTGATTGAATACCCTATTGATGATGAATTAGATATCAGTGGCTGGGATTTACAGAAAGCTTTAAAATTGTTACGAAAAAGCAATCCATCTTTAATCGAGTGGCTAAATTCATCAATTATTTATCTAGAAACGGGTGATTTAGCGAGCCAGTTAAGAACGTTAGCTCAAACCCACGTCTCACAAAAACAATTAATGTATCATTACTACCATATGGCTCGTGGCAACTTTCGTGATTATTTGCAAGGGGAGCATGTGAAAATCAAAAAATATTTTTATGTATTGCGACCAGTTTTAGCTTGTTTATGGTTAGAAAAATATCAAGAAGCACCTCCTGTTCTTTTTAATCAGTTATTGACGTTGCCAGATTTGGACTCAGAATTAATTGCAGAGGTCGAAGCCCTTTTGATTCGGAAAAAACGTGGGGATGAGCTCGATTTAGAAAACCAAAATCCTATTTTAAATCAATTTATTGAAGAGCAATTGACACAATTAGAAGTGATTTTAAAAGCAGAAAAAGATCAGCCGTCAATGCTAAGCTATGCATTATTGGATGAACTTTTTACTAAATACATGTTGTAG
- the rsmG gene encoding 16S rRNA (guanine(527)-N(7))-methyltransferase RsmG has translation MNPEEFKEALLEKGIPLTDKQMHQFDQYLKLLQEWNEKINLTAITEEEEVYLKHFYDSILAGLYVDFKTGVQSLCDVGAGAGFPSIPLKIVFPSLSVTIVDSLNKRIQFLNTLANELELEDVHFYHDRAETFGQNKQFRESFDFVTARAVAKMSVLTELCLPLVKKGGLFIALKASNSDEEMKEGDRAIRLLGGKVREDIVCQLPREAGERHIILIDKKKETPKTYPRKPGTPNRKPL, from the coding sequence GTGAATCCAGAAGAATTTAAGGAAGCCCTTCTTGAAAAGGGAATTCCATTAACTGATAAACAAATGCATCAATTCGATCAGTACTTGAAGTTATTACAAGAGTGGAACGAAAAAATTAATTTAACTGCCATAACGGAAGAGGAAGAAGTGTATTTAAAGCATTTCTATGACTCAATCTTAGCTGGCTTATATGTGGATTTTAAAACAGGGGTCCAAAGCTTATGTGATGTAGGTGCTGGTGCTGGTTTTCCAAGCATCCCCCTAAAAATTGTCTTTCCGAGTTTATCGGTGACAATTGTTGATTCATTAAATAAACGTATCCAATTTTTAAATACGTTAGCAAATGAATTAGAATTAGAAGATGTTCATTTTTATCATGATCGTGCTGAAACATTTGGTCAAAACAAGCAGTTTCGTGAAAGCTTTGATTTTGTGACAGCTCGTGCAGTGGCGAAAATGAGTGTTCTGACGGAATTATGTTTACCTTTAGTCAAAAAAGGTGGGCTTTTTATCGCGTTAAAAGCGAGCAATAGTGATGAAGAAATGAAGGAAGGCGACCGTGCTATTCGTTTATTAGGCGGTAAAGTTCGAGAAGACATTGTCTGTCAATTGCCTCGTGAAGCTGGAGAACGTCATATTATTTTAATTGATAAGAAGAAAGAAACACCAAAAACTTATCCAAGAAAACCAGGAACACCTAATCGTAAACCCTTATAA
- the noc gene encoding nucleoid occlusion protein: MALSDLFGSGKSKKKTEEKLDKVVPEVVNDTIVNEEAHQTIQRIEAKQIIPNRFQPRKIFNEEKLNELARTIHIHGLIQPIVIREYAPNEYEIIAGERRFRAMMLLEWTEVPAIVQEMTDTETASVALIENLQREELTSIEEAKAYQGLLELNGITQEALAQRIGKSQSFVANKLRLLKLSTPAQQALLTQEISERHGRSLLALDEENQGIVVKTIISEKLTVKETEELVKKIIAEKAGPEQPKKKKRKKGISKDVRLALNTIKKSITMVTDTGIDMKTEEEDLEDVYRITIEIPKSKTNDK; this comes from the coding sequence ATGGCTTTGTCTGATTTATTTGGTTCAGGAAAATCAAAAAAGAAAACTGAAGAAAAACTTGATAAAGTTGTGCCGGAAGTAGTCAATGATACTATTGTAAACGAAGAGGCGCATCAAACGATTCAACGAATTGAAGCGAAACAAATTATTCCCAATCGATTCCAACCACGTAAGATTTTTAACGAAGAGAAGTTAAATGAACTTGCTCGGACCATCCATATTCATGGGTTAATTCAACCAATTGTTATTCGGGAGTATGCACCTAATGAATATGAAATCATTGCTGGTGAACGTCGTTTTAGAGCGATGATGCTTTTGGAATGGACAGAAGTTCCAGCAATTGTCCAAGAGATGACGGATACCGAAACCGCATCAGTAGCGTTGATTGAAAATTTACAGCGGGAAGAACTGACTTCTATTGAAGAAGCCAAAGCGTATCAAGGATTGCTTGAGTTAAATGGGATTACTCAGGAAGCATTAGCTCAGAGAATTGGGAAAAGTCAATCTTTTGTAGCGAATAAATTACGTTTATTGAAGCTTTCTACTCCAGCTCAACAGGCCTTGTTAACGCAAGAAATTTCTGAACGTCATGGTCGAAGTTTATTAGCATTAGATGAAGAAAACCAGGGAATTGTAGTTAAAACAATTATTTCTGAAAAGTTAACCGTTAAAGAAACAGAAGAGTTGGTTAAAAAAATCATTGCTGAAAAAGCGGGACCTGAACAGCCTAAGAAAAAAAAGCGCAAAAAAGGAATCTCGAAAGATGTTCGTTTAGCGTTGAATACAATTAAAAAATCAATCACTATGGTAACAGATACAGGGATTGATATGAAGACCGAAGAAGAAGATTTAGAGGATGTCTATCGGATTACGATTGAAATTCCAAAAAGTAAAACCAATGACAAATAA
- a CDS encoding ParA family protein has protein sequence MARIISVANQKGGVGKTTTTVNLGACLAYYGKKILLVDIDAQGNATSGLGVRKADVEKDIYDILVNETPVDEVVLETSRENLWIVPATIQLAGAEIELTTQMARESRLKQALAKVSDDYDYILIDCPPSLGHLTINAFTASDSILIPVQCEYYALEGLSQLLNTVRLVQKHFNPDLKIEGVLLTMLDARTNLGYEVVDEVKKYFRERVYKTIIPRNIRLSEAPSHGLSIIDYDARSRGSEVYLELAKEVLAHGE, from the coding sequence ATGGCACGAATTATATCAGTTGCAAACCAAAAAGGTGGCGTTGGAAAAACCACTACTACAGTTAATTTAGGTGCATGTTTAGCCTATTACGGTAAAAAAATACTACTTGTTGATATTGATGCCCAAGGAAATGCTACTAGTGGTTTAGGAGTGCGCAAAGCAGATGTTGAAAAAGATATCTATGATATTCTAGTCAATGAAACTCCAGTTGATGAAGTTGTACTTGAAACATCTCGGGAGAACTTATGGATTGTCCCAGCGACGATTCAATTGGCAGGTGCTGAAATTGAATTAACAACGCAAATGGCTCGTGAATCTCGATTGAAACAAGCTTTAGCCAAAGTCAGTGATGACTATGATTATATCTTGATTGATTGTCCTCCTTCCCTAGGCCATTTAACGATTAATGCTTTTACAGCTAGTGATTCAATTTTAATCCCAGTCCAATGTGAATACTATGCGTTAGAAGGGCTTAGCCAGTTATTAAATACTGTTCGACTGGTTCAAAAACATTTTAATCCTGATTTGAAAATTGAGGGAGTTTTACTAACTATGCTAGATGCCCGTACGAACTTAGGGTATGAAGTTGTTGATGAAGTCAAAAAATATTTCCGCGAGCGTGTTTATAAAACAATTATTCCGCGAAATATTCGTTTATCAGAAGCACCAAGTCACGGCTTATCTATTATTGATTACGATGCACGTTCAAGAGGCTCCGAAGTTTATTTAGAGTTAGCAAAGGAAGTGTTAGCACATGGCGAATAA
- a CDS encoding ParB/RepB/Spo0J family partition protein, producing MANKNSKGLGRGIDALFGDYSELDEIDVTNEMVKEIPLEEIRPNPYQPRKTFDEEALNELADSIRQSGVFQPIIVRESTIKGYEIIAGERRFRASKLAGKATVPAIIRAFDEERMMEVAVLENLQREDLTSLEEAEAYDMLMKKLKLTQEEVAKRLGKSRPYIANYLRLLGLPESVKKMLQSDEISMGQARTLLGLKDKRMIIKIANKVVRDNLTVRQLEQLVNQLNQPKEVEQKSNKAEKKPYYIRESEDRLMDKFGTAVQISDKGNKGKIEIEYLSTDDLTRILDILEIQFDDEE from the coding sequence ATGGCGAATAAAAATAGTAAAGGTTTAGGTAGGGGTATTGATGCGCTTTTTGGCGATTATTCTGAACTCGATGAGATTGATGTAACCAATGAAATGGTCAAAGAAATTCCACTAGAAGAAATTCGCCCGAATCCATATCAGCCACGTAAAACATTTGATGAAGAAGCCTTAAATGAACTTGCTGACTCGATTCGACAATCAGGCGTTTTTCAGCCGATTATTGTTCGTGAATCAACGATAAAAGGCTATGAAATCATTGCTGGCGAACGTCGTTTTAGAGCATCTAAGTTAGCTGGGAAAGCGACAGTTCCTGCAATCATTCGTGCGTTTGATGAAGAGAGAATGATGGAGGTTGCGGTTCTAGAAAACTTGCAACGTGAAGATTTGACCTCACTTGAGGAAGCTGAAGCATACGATATGCTGATGAAAAAATTAAAGTTAACTCAAGAAGAAGTTGCCAAACGTTTAGGAAAAAGTCGTCCTTACATTGCGAACTATTTGCGTTTATTAGGTTTGCCAGAGTCTGTCAAAAAAATGCTCCAAAGCGATGAGATTTCAATGGGACAAGCCAGAACTTTACTGGGCTTGAAAGATAAGCGCATGATTATTAAAATTGCCAATAAAGTTGTTCGTGATAATTTAACGGTTAGACAATTGGAACAATTAGTTAACCAGTTAAATCAGCCTAAAGAAGTCGAACAAAAGTCTAATAAAGCAGAGAAAAAACCTTACTATATCCGTGAAAGTGAAGATCGCTTGATGGATAAATTTGGTACAGCTGTTCAAATTAGTGACAAAGGCAATAAAGGTAAAATTGAAATTGAGTATTTATCAACAGATGACTTAACTAGAATTTTAGATATTCTAGAAATTCAATTTGATGATGAAGAATAA
- a CDS encoding DUF951 domain-containing protein: MYQLNDSVEMKKPHPCGTNRWLIIRMGMDIRIKCEKCGHMVLMPRREFEKKMKKVLQTADTK; the protein is encoded by the coding sequence ATGTATCAATTGAACGATAGCGTTGAGATGAAGAAGCCACATCCATGTGGCACAAATCGTTGGCTAATCATTCGAATGGGGATGGATATTCGAATCAAATGTGAGAAATGTGGTCATATGGTTCTAATGCCTAGAAGAGAATTTGAAAAGAAAATGAAAAAAGTATTACAAACAGCAGACACAAAATAA
- the ychF gene encoding redox-regulated ATPase YchF — MALTAGIVGLPNVGKSTLFNAITKAGVEAANYPFATIDPNVGMVEVPDYRLARLTELVTPKKTVPTTFEFTDIAGIVKGASKGEGLGNKFLSHIRQVDAICHVVRCFDDENITHVDGRIDPIADIETINLELVLADLESVEKRHARVGKLARTKDKDALAEFAVLEKIKPVLEEGKSARTIEFNEEEAKIVKSLFLLTIKPVLYVANVSEDEIGDAEENEYVKQVREFAATENSGVNVICARIEEEIAELDDDEKAEFLTELGIKESGLDQLIRSAYDLLGLATYFTAGVQEVRAWTFVKGIKAPQAAGIIHSDFEHGFIRAETVSFADLDKYENMAAAKEAGRVRLEGKEYIVQDGDVMLFRFNV, encoded by the coding sequence ATGGCATTAACAGCAGGAATTGTAGGATTACCAAACGTAGGGAAATCAACCCTTTTTAACGCAATTACAAAGGCAGGGGTAGAAGCAGCAAACTATCCTTTTGCAACAATTGATCCAAATGTGGGCATGGTAGAAGTTCCAGATTACCGTTTAGCCCGTTTAACAGAATTAGTAACACCAAAGAAAACTGTTCCAACAACGTTTGAATTTACAGATATTGCTGGGATCGTAAAAGGCGCCAGTAAAGGTGAAGGATTAGGAAATAAATTCTTAAGTCATATTCGCCAAGTAGATGCAATTTGTCATGTTGTTCGTTGTTTTGATGACGAAAATATCACTCACGTTGATGGACGAATTGACCCGATTGCCGATATTGAAACCATTAATTTAGAATTGGTTTTAGCCGATTTAGAGTCTGTTGAAAAACGTCATGCACGAGTTGGAAAATTAGCTCGTACGAAAGACAAGGATGCATTAGCAGAATTTGCAGTTTTAGAAAAAATTAAACCTGTTTTAGAAGAAGGTAAATCTGCACGTACGATTGAGTTTAATGAAGAAGAAGCTAAAATTGTTAAAAGTTTATTTTTATTAACCATTAAACCCGTTTTATATGTAGCCAATGTTTCAGAAGATGAAATTGGAGATGCAGAAGAAAATGAATACGTGAAACAAGTTCGTGAATTTGCAGCAACTGAAAATTCAGGAGTAAATGTTATTTGTGCTCGTATTGAAGAAGAAATTGCAGAATTAGATGATGATGAAAAAGCTGAATTTTTAACTGAGTTAGGAATTAAAGAATCCGGTTTGGATCAATTAATTCGTTCAGCTTATGACTTATTAGGGCTAGCAACATACTTTACAGCTGGAGTACAAGAAGTTAGAGCATGGACATTCGTTAAAGGCATCAAAGCACCACAAGCAGCTGGAATTATCCATTCTGACTTTGAACATGGCTTTATCCGTGCTGAAACAGTCTCTTTTGCTGACTTAGATAAATATGAGAATATGGCAGCAGCAAAAGAAGCAGGGCGTGTTCGTTTAGAAGGTAAAGAATATATTGTGCAAGATGGGGATGTTATGTTATTCCGCTTTAATGTATAA